From the endosymbiont of Bathymodiolus septemdierum str. Myojin knoll genome, one window contains:
- the yrfG gene encoding GMP/IMP nucleotidase, whose product MAKKIEWDDIDTVLLDMDGTLLDLNFDLHFWMEYMPLVFAKKHGLTHEQAKNKLFPILRAEEGKLHWYCLDYWQEKLQLDIAALKEDVAHLIQIHPFVLEFLEQAKAHKKRIYLVTNAHRKTLQLKMRVTNLASYFDAMIVSHDYNAAKEKQEFWHKLETELKFDKAKSIFFDDSCAVLNAAKEYGIGTIVAMSKPSSKMDAKEIEGFINIDTFKQALIL is encoded by the coding sequence ATGGCGAAGAAAATAGAATGGGACGATATTGACACCGTACTGTTAGATATGGATGGCACACTGTTGGATTTGAATTTTGATTTGCATTTTTGGATGGAATATATGCCCTTAGTTTTTGCCAAAAAACACGGTCTCACGCATGAGCAAGCAAAGAATAAACTTTTCCCGATTTTGCGCGCTGAAGAGGGGAAATTGCATTGGTATTGCCTGGATTATTGGCAGGAAAAATTACAATTAGACATTGCCGCATTAAAAGAAGATGTGGCACATTTGATTCAAATTCATCCTTTTGTTTTGGAATTTTTAGAGCAGGCAAAAGCCCACAAAAAACGCATTTATTTAGTCACTAACGCTCATAGAAAAACCCTGCAATTAAAAATGCGAGTAACGAATCTAGCGTCTTATTTTGACGCTATGATTGTCTCGCACGACTACAACGCTGCCAAAGAAAAACAAGAATTTTGGCACAAATTAGAAACTGAATTAAAATTTGACAAAGCCAAAAGCATCTTTTTCGATGACTCATGCGCCGTATTAAATGCCGCCAAAGAATACGGCATCGGCACCATTGTTGCAATGAGCAAGCCCAGTTCTAAAATGGACGCCAAAGAAATTGAAGGTTTTATAAACATCGACACTTTTAAACAGGCATTAATCTTATGA
- a CDS encoding rubredoxin, whose amino-acid sequence MKKYKCMVCGWIYDEEKGSEKEGLVPGTKWQDVPEDWVCPDCGVTKDQFDMVEI is encoded by the coding sequence ATGAAAAAATATAAATGTATGGTTTGCGGTTGGATTTACGACGAAGAAAAAGGTTCTGAAAAAGAAGGGCTTGTGCCAGGGACAAAATGGCAAGATGTTCCTGAAGATTGGGTATGCCCTGATTGTGGCGTGACTAAAGACCAATTTGATATGGTGGAAATTTAA
- the cysS gene encoding cysteine--tRNA ligase, protein MLKIYNTLSKKKEIFQAINPEKIGMYVCGMTVYDYCHMGHARVLVMFDVITRHLRRHFPQVEYVRNITDIDDKIIQRAIENKEDIYALTNRFIKAMHEDERALGILPPNAEPRATDAIDQMFYMIKTLIDKGIAYQGKNGDVYYSVRKFKDYGKLSGKNIDDLEAGARIDIEENKKDPLDFVLWKMAKADEPSWESPWGNGRPGWHIECSAMSCTHLGKHFDIHGGGMDLAFPHHENEIAQSEGANDCAFVNTWMHVGFVNINNEKMSKSLNNFFTIRGVLENYDGESLRYFIISSHYRSPLNFSNENLDNAKASLMRLYTAIRGLYASESATEEVSQRFDFEARMTQALDDDFNTPIALSVLFELAKLINTEREKDKDLANALGQLLKKLGGFIGILQMDADAFLKQGVTLSDEDIEAKITQRNEARLNKDFTTSDQIRDELADLDIILEDSAGVTTWRRK, encoded by the coding sequence ATGCTAAAAATTTACAACACACTCAGCAAGAAAAAAGAAATTTTTCAAGCCATTAACCCTGAAAAAATCGGAATGTATGTCTGTGGAATGACGGTGTATGATTATTGTCATATGGGTCATGCCCGCGTGCTGGTGATGTTTGATGTGATTACTCGCCATCTTCGTCGCCACTTTCCACAGGTGGAATATGTGCGCAATATTACCGACATTGACGATAAGATTATTCAACGGGCAATTGAAAATAAAGAGGATATTTATGCATTAACCAACCGTTTTATCAAAGCAATGCACGAGGATGAGCGTGCTTTGGGCATCTTGCCTCCTAATGCTGAACCTCGTGCAACGGATGCCATTGATCAGATGTTTTATATGATTAAAACTTTGATTGATAAAGGTATTGCTTATCAAGGCAAGAATGGTGATGTGTACTATTCAGTGCGAAAATTCAAGGATTATGGTAAGTTAAGCGGTAAAAATATCGATGATTTAGAGGCGGGTGCACGGATTGACATTGAGGAAAATAAAAAAGATCCGTTGGATTTTGTACTGTGGAAAATGGCAAAAGCAGATGAGCCAAGTTGGGAATCGCCTTGGGGCAATGGTCGTCCGGGGTGGCACATTGAGTGTTCGGCAATGTCTTGCACGCACCTTGGTAAACATTTTGACATTCACGGGGGTGGAATGGATTTGGCGTTTCCACATCACGAAAATGAAATTGCACAATCTGAAGGGGCAAACGATTGTGCCTTTGTGAATACTTGGATGCATGTAGGGTTTGTCAATATTAATAACGAGAAAATGAGTAAGTCGTTGAATAATTTCTTTACCATCCGCGGGGTGTTAGAAAATTATGACGGCGAATCCTTGCGTTACTTTATTATAAGTTCACATTATCGCTCTCCGTTGAATTTTTCAAATGAAAATTTAGACAACGCCAAGGCATCGTTGATGCGTTTATATACTGCCATTCGTGGACTTTATGCATCAGAATCAGCAACGGAAGAAGTTTCACAACGCTTTGATTTTGAGGCGAGAATGACACAAGCACTGGACGATGATTTTAATACGCCGATTGCATTAAGCGTATTATTTGAATTAGCAAAACTAATCAATACTGAGCGAGAAAAAGACAAGGATTTGGCAAATGCATTGGGGCAGTTATTGAAAAAACTCGGTGGCTTCATTGGTATTTTGCAGATGGATGCGGATGCTTTTTTAAAGCAAGGCGTAACATTATCTGATGAAGATATTGAGGCAAAAATCACACAAAGAAATGAAGCCAGACTCAACAAAGATTTTACCACTTCTGATCAAATCAGAGATGAATTAGCCGACCTTGATATTATTTTAGAAGACAGCGCGGGCGTGACCACATGGCGAAGAAAATAG
- a CDS encoding 6-phosphofructokinase, translated as MKNAFYAQSGGVTAVINASACGVIETARKFPDKIGKVYAGQNGIIGALMENLIDTSKESDSNISALKHTPSGGFGSCRYKMKSLEANKAEYERLIEVFKAHDIGYFFYNGGGDSADTCLKVSQLSESMGYPIQAIHVPKTVDNDLPVTDNCPGFGSVAKYIAVSTMEASFDVASMAATSTKIFVLEVMGRHAGWIAAAGGLVDDSIPVVILFPEIEFDEKAFLAKVDKNVKEFGYCTIVVSEGTQWPDGRFLAEQGTRDDFGHAQLGGAAPVVANLIKDALGYKYHWAVADYLQRAARHLASKSDVEQAYALGEAAVNLAMEGKNSVMPAIIRTGNNPYTWEIGMGELKDIANVEKMMPMDYITKDGFGITDACRKYLQPLIEGEDYPPYKNGLPDYVVMKKEMVDKKLPSFEV; from the coding sequence ATGAAAAACGCTTTTTATGCACAATCTGGCGGTGTAACTGCCGTAATCAATGCTTCGGCTTGTGGTGTTATCGAAACAGCACGCAAATTCCCAGACAAAATTGGCAAAGTTTACGCAGGTCAAAATGGCATCATCGGCGCCTTAATGGAAAACTTAATTGACACTTCAAAAGAATCTGACTCGAACATTTCTGCATTAAAGCATACACCTTCTGGTGGTTTTGGCTCTTGTCGTTATAAGATGAAGTCTTTAGAGGCTAACAAGGCTGAATATGAAAGACTTATTGAAGTATTTAAAGCGCACGACATTGGTTATTTTTTCTACAACGGTGGTGGCGATTCTGCTGACACTTGTTTAAAAGTTTCTCAACTATCTGAGTCTATGGGCTACCCAATCCAAGCGATTCATGTACCTAAAACAGTTGATAACGATTTACCAGTCACAGACAACTGCCCGGGTTTTGGCTCGGTAGCAAAATACATTGCAGTTTCCACAATGGAGGCAAGTTTTGATGTTGCATCAATGGCTGCAACCTCTACTAAGATTTTCGTTTTAGAAGTAATGGGTCGTCATGCAGGCTGGATTGCAGCGGCAGGTGGTTTGGTTGATGATTCAATCCCCGTGGTTATTTTATTCCCAGAAATTGAGTTTGATGAAAAGGCATTCCTTGCGAAAGTTGACAAGAATGTGAAAGAATTTGGTTATTGCACCATTGTGGTTTCTGAAGGCACGCAATGGCCAGATGGTCGTTTCCTTGCAGAGCAAGGTACACGCGATGACTTCGGTCACGCACAACTTGGTGGCGCGGCGCCAGTTGTTGCTAACTTAATTAAAGACGCATTAGGCTACAAATACCACTGGGCAGTTGCAGATTACTTACAACGAGCAGCACGCCATTTGGCTTCCAAATCAGATGTTGAGCAAGCATACGCATTAGGTGAGGCAGCTGTCAACTTGGCAATGGAAGGCAAAAACTCTGTCATGCCTGCGATTATTCGCACGGGTAACAACCCGTACACTTGGGAAATCGGCATGGGTGAGCTGAAAGACATTGCTAATGTTGAGAAGATGATGCCAATGGATTACATTACTAAAGATGGCTTCGGTATTACCGATGCATGTCGTAAGTATTTACAGCCATTAATTGAAGGCGAAGACTACCCACCATACAAGAACGGCTTGCCGGACTATGTAGTGATGAAGAAAGAAATGGTTGATAAAAAATTACCATCGTTTGAAGTTTAA
- the mnmE gene encoding tRNA uridine-5-carboxymethylaminomethyl(34) synthesis GTPase MnmE, giving the protein MSETTTICALASAAGQGGIGVVRISGIRAAAIAKVMLGRVPKARYAHYGSFFNENGGEIDKGVALFFPGPHSFTGEDVLELQGHGGLVVMRLLLDTAMALGAIPASPGEFSKRAFLNGKMDLVQAEAVADIIDASSKQSARSALRSLSGEFSKQVNALTQALIELRVFVEATIDFSDEEIDFLASGKVKKKIEKIEADIQTILTSAEQGAILREGLSVAIAGKPNAGKSSLLNALTQESSAIVTDIAGTTRDVLKETIHINGMPLNIIDTAGLHISKDKVEQEGIKRAHSEIERADVVLLVFDAQDKIPDLSILPEGINDKPIVFVKNKVDLTDDVVSIKHSNGQTQLSLCAKNSEGIDLLRQELSSIAGLSDANEGVLLARKRHIIALESALASVHNALTQLDNNASELLAQDLYYAAQDLGSITGEFSSDDLLGEIFSSFCIGK; this is encoded by the coding sequence ATGAGTGAAACGACAACAATTTGTGCATTAGCAAGTGCCGCGGGGCAAGGTGGTATCGGCGTGGTGCGTATCTCTGGCATAAGGGCAGCGGCGATTGCTAAGGTAATGCTGGGGCGTGTGCCCAAAGCTCGTTATGCCCATTATGGCTCGTTTTTTAATGAAAATGGCGGAGAAATTGACAAGGGTGTGGCGTTGTTTTTTCCCGGACCACATTCTTTTACTGGCGAAGATGTTTTAGAATTACAAGGACACGGCGGTCTTGTTGTGATGCGGTTGTTACTGGATACGGCAATGGCATTGGGGGCCATTCCTGCATCGCCAGGTGAGTTTTCTAAGCGCGCGTTTTTGAATGGCAAAATGGACTTGGTGCAGGCAGAAGCGGTAGCAGATATTATTGACGCCAGTTCAAAACAGTCGGCACGATCGGCATTGCGTTCATTGTCAGGTGAGTTTTCTAAGCAGGTCAATGCGTTGACACAGGCACTGATTGAGTTACGGGTTTTTGTGGAGGCGACGATTGATTTTTCCGATGAAGAGATTGATTTTTTAGCATCGGGCAAAGTGAAGAAAAAAATTGAGAAAATTGAGGCTGACATTCAGACCATTTTGACATCAGCAGAGCAAGGTGCAATTTTACGAGAGGGGCTGAGTGTTGCTATTGCCGGCAAACCGAATGCGGGGAAATCTTCGTTATTAAATGCATTGACGCAAGAATCAAGTGCGATTGTAACCGATATTGCTGGCACCACACGGGATGTGTTAAAAGAAACTATCCATATTAATGGCATGCCACTCAACATCATCGATACAGCAGGTTTACATATAAGCAAGGATAAAGTTGAACAAGAAGGCATCAAACGCGCGCATAGTGAAATCGAGCGAGCCGATGTGGTGTTATTGGTATTTGATGCTCAGGACAAAATACCAGATTTGTCAATTTTGCCTGAGGGGATTAACGATAAGCCGATTGTTTTTGTGAAAAATAAGGTGGATTTGACCGATGATGTGGTGAGCATAAAGCATTCTAATGGGCAAACACAGTTGTCATTGTGCGCTAAAAACTCAGAGGGCATTGACTTATTAAGGCAAGAATTATCAAGCATTGCAGGATTGAGCGATGCTAATGAGGGCGTTTTGTTAGCTCGAAAGCGCCACATCATCGCTTTGGAGTCTGCCCTCGCCTCAGTTCACAATGCATTGACACAGTTGGATAATAATGCCAGCGAGTTGTTGGCACAAGATTTGTATTATGCTGCGCAGGATTTGGGTAGTATTACTGGCGAGTTTTCTTCAGATGATTTGTTAGGCGAGATTTTTTCTTCTTTCTGCATCGGTAAATAA
- a CDS encoding metallophosphoesterase family protein: MKIGILSDSHTWIHPQIITLMNTCDRIIHAGDIMEENTLNVFTAPLTAVRGNNDGHLAFADIEMLDLPGGKLVVEHGHEHGWQTPSHESLRETHADAKVIIYGHTHKQVIDTDVSPWIVNPGASGAVRNRGGSKCLVLTIDNQQSWEITPYNFPDNA; this comes from the coding sequence ATGAAAATAGGCATCCTATCAGACTCCCACACTTGGATTCACCCTCAAATAATTACTTTAATGAATACCTGCGACCGCATTATTCACGCAGGGGATATCATGGAAGAAAACACGCTCAATGTATTTACTGCGCCACTCACAGCGGTCAGAGGCAATAATGATGGGCACCTTGCTTTTGCCGATATTGAGATGCTTGACTTGCCTGGTGGCAAATTGGTGGTGGAACATGGGCATGAACACGGATGGCAAACACCGTCGCATGAATCTTTACGAGAAACCCACGCTGACGCCAAAGTCATTATTTACGGACACACGCACAAGCAAGTCATTGATACCGATGTTAGCCCTTGGATTGTCAATCCAGGTGCATCGGGTGCTGTTCGCAATCGCGGTGGTTCTAAATGTTTGGTGCTAACGATTGACAATCAGCAATCATGGGAAATAACGCCTTACAATTTCCCCGATAACGCATAG
- a CDS encoding response regulator, whose translation MKVYIIDDHALFRNGLVSLLESRKISAKSAPSPEQGLNEIPDLQLDVILLDLRMPSMSGIEVLKALKKQGEETPIVMLTTSTEESDLRDCLKHGAQGYLLKDMDPDELVDALEEIKTGNIVVAQDMTYMLAKILRNELTDNEPSFDSLTDREKEVACQIAVGHSNKVIARELGISDGTVKLHVKSILKKLTLSSRVEVAVMVTEKRYCK comes from the coding sequence ATGAAAGTTTATATTATTGATGACCACGCCCTATTCCGCAATGGACTGGTGTCTTTATTAGAGTCTAGAAAAATTAGCGCCAAATCTGCACCCTCACCCGAGCAAGGTTTGAATGAAATTCCAGACTTGCAACTGGATGTTATCTTATTAGATTTACGCATGCCAAGCATGTCAGGTATTGAAGTTTTAAAAGCACTAAAAAAACAAGGGGAAGAAACCCCAATTGTCATGCTCACTACCAGCACCGAAGAATCTGACTTACGCGATTGTTTAAAGCATGGTGCGCAAGGTTATCTATTAAAAGATATGGATCCAGATGAATTGGTTGATGCTTTAGAAGAAATCAAAACAGGCAATATTGTTGTTGCTCAAGATATGACCTATATGTTAGCTAAAATTCTACGCAACGAACTCACCGATAATGAACCCTCTTTTGATTCATTGACAGATAGAGAAAAAGAAGTCGCCTGCCAAATCGCTGTCGGACACAGTAATAAAGTCATTGCCCGGGAGTTGGGCATATCAGATGGTACGGTAAAACTGCATGTGAAATCAATCTTAAAGAAATTAACGCTATCATCCCGCGTTGAAGTTGCGGTGATGGTGACTGAAAAAAGGTATTGTAAATAA
- a CDS encoding rhodanese-like domain-containing protein — translation MDDYQKLVAKALETVDEIMPWDLEEGIPNSNLILLDIREAHEFEMMHIPNSIHVPRGVLESACVWNYDDTVPALAKARNQNIVVICRSGNRSVLAAQTMQQMGFENVQSLKLGIKGWNDNDFEMMDIKGNIVDINTADEWLNQAVAEEKLQVVP, via the coding sequence ATGGATGATTATCAAAAATTAGTGGCAAAAGCATTGGAGACAGTGGATGAGATTATGCCATGGGATTTAGAGGAAGGTATTCCAAATTCTAATTTAATCTTATTAGATATCAGAGAAGCGCACGAATTTGAAATGATGCACATCCCAAATTCTATTCATGTGCCTAGAGGTGTGCTTGAAAGCGCCTGCGTTTGGAATTATGACGATACCGTGCCAGCACTGGCAAAAGCTAGAAATCAAAATATTGTTGTTATCTGTCGTTCGGGTAATCGCAGCGTATTAGCGGCACAAACTATGCAACAGATGGGCTTTGAAAATGTACAATCTCTTAAATTAGGTATCAAGGGTTGGAATGACAATGACTTCGAAATGATGGATATAAAAGGTAATATTGTTGATATTAATACTGCTGACGAATGGCTTAACCAAGCAGTTGCAGAAGAGAAATTACAAGTAGTTCCTTAA
- a CDS encoding GAF domain-containing sensor histidine kinase, translated as MSPLLFRELVSVYHSPNFIDTIFALLILLIYLGLYLFIRKDFLLPFNDLQKWVLEYNIDQSARLSDKEKTTFQPVARAINHLIDENQYLYDDMESILHKQVQRLSKKSASLETLYSVSSKLNSMHSANELFEYFLDIFMKMTCASSGAARQLSDDGELHLVAQCGAIDTNGQVPDVLSSDCLCGEVAMAQDTRVQFSIHTCAKCVGEKAKAKADVGTIFIPLRYHGKTLGIFNLFFDTEPSLAFDERALLESIADNIAIALDKARLDEETKRLELSQEGLFLSQEIHDSLAQTIYSLKLQATVLDDMLKQGNLSDAGEKVASLQSNITQANQELRELMCNFRVPLDSRGIKVSLENLVNRFKTEEGIVTYLQVKGKFNLTPETEMQIMRITQEALSNIRKYAQARNVRILLSAEPVCQLLIEDDGIGFEKERLDTEIMGNNIGMNIMQERAQRIGAHIEIESEVDEGTRVIVTFGESL; from the coding sequence TTGTCACCGTTATTGTTTCGTGAGTTAGTTTCGGTGTATCACTCGCCAAATTTCATTGATACGATATTTGCATTATTAATATTATTGATTTATTTAGGGCTATACCTTTTTATTCGTAAGGACTTTTTATTGCCATTTAATGATTTGCAAAAATGGGTGCTTGAATACAATATTGATCAAAGTGCGCGTTTGAGTGATAAAGAAAAGACCACTTTTCAGCCTGTTGCTAGGGCAATTAATCATTTGATTGACGAAAACCAATATCTATACGACGATATGGAAAGTATTCTGCACAAGCAAGTCCAACGATTGAGCAAAAAATCCGCCTCATTAGAGACTTTATATAGTGTCTCGTCAAAACTCAACTCTATGCATTCAGCGAACGAATTATTTGAGTATTTTTTAGATATTTTTATGAAAATGACCTGTGCCTCTTCAGGCGCAGCGCGTCAATTGAGTGATGACGGGGAATTGCACTTAGTCGCCCAATGTGGCGCCATTGATACAAATGGACAAGTTCCTGATGTACTCAGCAGCGATTGTCTCTGTGGTGAAGTGGCAATGGCACAAGATACCCGCGTACAATTCAGCATTCATACTTGCGCAAAATGCGTGGGCGAAAAAGCCAAAGCCAAAGCCGATGTTGGCACGATTTTCATCCCCTTGAGATATCACGGTAAAACTTTGGGTATTTTCAATTTATTTTTTGACACTGAGCCATCACTTGCGTTTGATGAGCGTGCCTTATTGGAATCCATTGCCGACAATATTGCCATTGCTTTAGATAAGGCAAGACTTGATGAAGAAACCAAACGATTAGAACTTTCACAAGAGGGCTTATTTTTATCGCAAGAAATTCATGATTCTTTAGCACAAACAATTTACAGTTTAAAGTTACAAGCTACTGTTTTGGACGATATGTTAAAGCAAGGAAATCTATCTGATGCAGGTGAAAAAGTTGCCAGCTTGCAATCAAACATTACGCAAGCCAATCAAGAACTTAGAGAATTAATGTGCAATTTCCGTGTGCCATTAGATTCGAGAGGCATTAAAGTTTCGCTGGAAAACTTAGTCAATCGCTTCAAAACTGAAGAGGGTATTGTCACCTATTTACAAGTGAAAGGTAAGTTTAATTTAACCCCAGAAACGGAAATGCAGATTATGCGTATCACACAAGAAGCCTTGTCCAACATCCGTAAATACGCTCAAGCACGCAATGTACGGATCTTACTTTCTGCTGAGCCAGTTTGTCAGTTGTTAATCGAAGACGATGGCATTGGCTTTGAAAAAGAGCGATTAGACACCGAGATAATGGGGAATAATATCGGTATGAATATCATGCAAGAGCGTGCCCAACGAATTGGTGCCCACATTGAAATTGAATCTGAGGTTGATGAAGGCACTCGCGTCATAGTAACCTTTGGAGAAAGTTTATGA
- the leuB gene encoding 3-isopropylmalate dehydrogenase — MSKVLILPGDGIGKEIVEQALKVIDFLNENNALNMKLVHGLIGGTAYDETGSPLPQATLDTAAECDSILLGAVGGYQWEKLQRDLRPERGLLGLRAEMDLFSNLRPAILYPQLASASTLKEEVVSGLDLMIVRELVAGIYFGQPRGIEEKNGEKYGFNTATYFESEIRRIGHSAFKIAQIRGKRVCSVDKANVLEVCELWRETMIEVAKEYPDVELSHMYVDNAAMQLVKAPKQFDVMVTSNLFGDVLSDCAAMLTGSIGMLPSASLNKDGFGMYEPIHGSAPDIAGQDIANPLATILSVAMMLRYSLNQESLAKKIEAAVNSVLDQGYRTQDIASDGDTVVGTNKMGDLVVGALA, encoded by the coding sequence ATGTCAAAAGTTCTAATATTGCCAGGCGATGGCATCGGCAAAGAGATTGTTGAGCAAGCGTTGAAAGTTATCGATTTTCTAAATGAAAACAACGCACTCAATATGAAGCTGGTGCACGGGTTAATCGGCGGTACGGCTTATGACGAGACGGGTTCGCCATTGCCACAGGCAACACTGGATACGGCCGCGGAGTGCGACTCAATTTTGTTGGGTGCGGTGGGTGGTTATCAGTGGGAAAAATTACAGCGCGATTTGCGTCCAGAGCGCGGTTTATTGGGTTTGCGCGCGGAAATGGATTTGTTTTCTAACTTGCGACCTGCGATTTTGTATCCGCAACTTGCCAGCGCCTCAACTTTGAAAGAGGAAGTGGTTTCAGGTCTGGATTTAATGATTGTGCGTGAACTGGTAGCGGGGATTTATTTCGGTCAGCCACGAGGCATTGAAGAGAAGAATGGTGAAAAATATGGCTTTAATACAGCGACTTATTTTGAATCTGAAATCCGCCGTATTGGACATTCTGCCTTCAAAATCGCTCAAATTCGTGGAAAACGCGTTTGTTCGGTTGATAAAGCCAATGTGTTAGAAGTTTGCGAGTTGTGGCGTGAAACCATGATTGAGGTGGCAAAAGAATATCCAGATGTTGAACTTTCACATATGTATGTAGACAATGCAGCCATGCAATTGGTCAAAGCACCGAAGCAATTTGATGTAATGGTTACCAGTAATTTGTTCGGTGATGTATTGTCTGATTGCGCCGCAATGTTGACGGGTTCTATTGGTATGTTACCGTCGGCATCGTTGAATAAAGATGGTTTTGGCATGTACGAGCCTATTCATGGCAGTGCACCTGATATTGCGGGGCAAGATATTGCAAATCCATTGGCAACTATTTTATCAGTGGCAATGATGTTGCGTTACTCACTCAATCAAGAGTCTCTCGCCAAGAAAATTGAGGCGGCTGTTAACAGTGTCTTAGACCAAGGCTATCGCACCCAAGACATTGCCAGCGATGGAGATACTGTTGTGGGCACTAATAAAATGGGTGATTTAGTGGTGGGAGCATTGGCATGA
- a CDS encoding peroxiredoxin, producing MSVLVTQQAPDFTSAAVLADGSIVDNFTLSSLKGKKIMLFFYPLDFTFVCPSEILAHHHRMAKFAEKGVEVVGVSIDSQFTHNAWRNTDPKDGGLGKIDFPLVADVNHSIMESYGVVHPAGIALRASFLIDEDFVVRHQVVNDLPLGRDVDEMLRMVDALDFHITHGEVCPAGWNKGDEGMKDTPEGVAEYLAKNADNL from the coding sequence ATGAGCGTTTTAGTAACACAGCAAGCACCAGATTTTACTTCTGCAGCAGTATTGGCAGACGGTTCAATTGTAGACAACTTTACACTTTCAAGCCTTAAAGGTAAGAAAATTATGCTGTTCTTTTATCCGTTGGACTTTACTTTTGTTTGTCCATCTGAGATTTTGGCACACCATCACCGTATGGCAAAATTTGCAGAAAAGGGCGTTGAAGTTGTAGGCGTTTCTATTGATTCACAATTTACCCATAATGCATGGAGAAATACCGACCCTAAAGATGGTGGTTTAGGCAAGATTGACTTCCCATTGGTTGCCGATGTTAACCATTCAATTATGGAATCTTATGGTGTTGTTCATCCAGCGGGCATCGCACTTCGCGCGTCATTCTTGATTGATGAAGATTTTGTTGTTCGCCATCAAGTGGTGAACGATTTGCCATTAGGTCGGGATGTTGATGAAATGTTGCGAATGGTTGATGCACTTGATTTTCACATAACACACGGTGAAGTTTGTCCAGCAGGTTGGAATAAAGGTGATGAAGGTATGAAAGACACCCCGGAAGGCGTGGCTGAATACTTGGCAAAAAACGCCGATAACCTGTAG